A genomic stretch from Desulfurococcaceae archaeon MEX13E-LK6-19 includes:
- a CDS encoding 50S ribosomal protein L44e: protein MKFPKVIVTYCPRCKTHTEHSVTIYKHGKRRALAEGERRYRRKQEGYGSKRKPEQKRFAKVTKKVVLKLKCRKCGYILHRRGIRLKKVELVEVAK, encoded by the coding sequence ATGAAGTTTCCTAAAGTAATAGTAACTTATTGTCCTCGTTGTAAAACACATACTGAACATAGTGTAACAATATACAAGCATGGCAAAAGAAGAGCTCTTGCTGAGGGAGAAAGAAGATATAGAAGAAAACAAGAAGGTTATGGTTCTAAGAGGAAGCCTGAACAGAAAAGATTTGCTAAAGTAACAAAAAAGGTTGTATTGAAGCTTAAGTGCAGGAAATGTGGCTACATACTACACAGGAGAGGAATTAGGCTAAAGAAAGTCGAGTTGGTTGAGGTGGCTAAGTAA
- a CDS encoding RNA polymerase, with amino-acid sequence MEIEVKKVSEREIVVIVRGEGHTLGNLLAKQAMMHPHVVFASYRIPHPLQDRMEISIAVDENYSVDKALKEIIDAIKTTLEEFKKKLEETL; translated from the coding sequence ATGGAGATAGAGGTTAAGAAAGTCTCTGAAAGAGAAATAGTGGTGATTGTTAGAGGAGAAGGACACACTCTTGGCAACCTCTTAGCTAAGCAAGCTATGATGCATCCACATGTAGTATTTGCCTCATACAGAATACCTCATCCCCTACAGGACAGAATGGAGATCTCAATAGCTGTTGATGAAAACTATTCTGTAGACAAGGCATTGAAGGAAATTATTGATGCAATAAAAACCACGTTGGAGGAATTCAAGAAAAAACTTGAGGAAACACTTTGA
- a CDS encoding transcription factor S produces MKFCPKCRSIMVPKREEGKVVFVCPRCGYKLEPTSKTELTMYKKRDVIEHTEKEKTIVISKEEEVKGLPVTRDVVCPKCGNREAYYWFLQTRAADEPPTRFFRCTKCGYVWREYD; encoded by the coding sequence ATGAAGTTTTGCCCAAAATGCAGGTCAATAATGGTGCCTAAGAGAGAGGAAGGAAAGGTAGTATTCGTGTGTCCTCGGTGCGGATATAAATTAGAGCCAACGAGCAAAACTGAGTTAACAATGTATAAGAAGAGAGATGTTATCGAGCACACAGAGAAAGAGAAAACTATCGTTATCAGCAAGGAAGAAGAAGTTAAAGGGCTACCTGTAACAAGGGATGTTGTCTGTCCCAAATGTGGTAATAGAGAAGCATACTATTGGTTTTTGCAGACTAGAGCGGCAGACGAGCCTCCTACGAGATTCTTTAGATGTACTAAGTGCGGGTATGTGTGGAGAGAATACGACTAA
- a CDS encoding CDP-2,3-bis-(O-geranylgeranyl)-sn-glycerol synthase, whose product MIANAMPVLLKKGRPIDSGKLFIDGKRILGDGKTWEGLLIGSIGGFLASLAVSLFFREEPLLPIFFAASIAGLLGDICESFFKRRLGIQRGEPLPVFDQLDFAIGATILYMITGLITIAHLFFVVFSFTIILLLHITTNVIAYNLGLKDKPW is encoded by the coding sequence ATGATCGCAAATGCCATGCCAGTACTTTTGAAGAAAGGTAGACCCATAGACTCTGGGAAACTATTCATTGATGGAAAAAGAATTCTCGGAGACGGCAAGACTTGGGAAGGTCTATTAATTGGTAGTATAGGAGGTTTCTTAGCCTCCCTGGCGGTATCACTGTTTTTCAGAGAAGAACCATTACTACCAATATTCTTCGCGGCATCAATAGCTGGCTTACTTGGCGACATCTGTGAATCATTCTTCAAGAGAAGACTAGGAATACAGCGAGGTGAACCCTTACCAGTATTCGATCAACTAGACTTCGCTATAGGAGCAACCATACTTTACATGATAACAGGGCTGATTACCATAGCTCATTTATTCTTTGTAGTATTCTCATTTACCATAATACTACTACTCCACATAACAACAAATGTTATTGCATACAATCTAGGGTTAAAAGACAAACCTTGGTAA
- a CDS encoding DUF2067 family protein — MPIIKRVFFIPCRGDECLKLAELIKDNITTLEAAIEVKEHGIEVTLYGYKTDIKRAWVKVKQIVSLHKELSSLSGKEHKRIPVDYLVSLTRKTFPPILLVEILSRKGYKAKYSNGVIETNADIEFLKNVIEKIAEVYEEIKYSVRGTTTKYFVAAASIILDLDPNYVIEEGLKKGLLRSDEEEKPRLTKEWRQALKEFMESISSEIPGDLEENP, encoded by the coding sequence ATGCCTATAATCAAGAGAGTATTCTTTATACCTTGCAGAGGCGATGAATGTCTTAAACTAGCTGAATTAATAAAAGACAATATCACGACATTAGAAGCAGCCATTGAAGTGAAAGAACACGGTATAGAAGTGACTCTATACGGGTATAAAACAGATATAAAGAGAGCTTGGGTAAAAGTCAAGCAAATTGTATCACTACACAAAGAATTGTCCAGCCTAAGTGGTAAAGAACATAAACGAATACCTGTGGACTACCTGGTCTCCTTAACTCGAAAGACATTCCCACCGATTCTCTTAGTCGAGATACTGTCCAGGAAAGGATACAAGGCGAAGTATTCCAATGGTGTCATCGAGACGAATGCTGATATAGAATTTCTGAAAAACGTTATTGAGAAAATTGCTGAAGTCTATGAGGAGATTAAGTATAGTGTTCGAGGCACAACGACAAAGTATTTTGTTGCAGCAGCATCAATAATACTTGATCTCGATCCAAACTACGTTATTGAGGAAGGATTGAAAAAAGGTTTGCTACGAAGTGATGAAGAAGAAAAACCCAGACTTACCAAGGAGTGGAGACAAGCCCTAAAAGAATTCATGGAGAGTATTAGCAGTGAAATCCCAGGAGATCTCGAGGAGAACCCCTAA
- a CDS encoding exosome complex RNA-binding protein Csl4, with protein METQKSRQGNLVTPGDKICVIEEYLPGSGTYDYIDGWVRSALVGRIVIDRNQRMIVVRQVKNRPYTPKPGDIVIGVIASMSDDLAFINIIQIEGKTSPSTSFTGVLHISQASDKYVETMYDVIRLGDIIRAKVLNDRIPYQLSLKGPQFGVIAAMCSKCGGMLKKKSEEILYCPRCGNVEKRKVSIKYMVK; from the coding sequence ATGGAGACGCAGAAGAGTAGACAAGGAAACCTCGTTACACCTGGAGACAAGATATGTGTTATTGAAGAGTATCTCCCTGGCTCTGGGACATACGATTATATTGACGGGTGGGTTAGGTCAGCTCTTGTTGGCAGAATTGTTATTGATAGAAACCAGAGAATGATTGTAGTTAGACAAGTCAAAAACCGTCCTTACACACCCAAACCAGGTGATATAGTCATAGGAGTTATAGCGAGTATGTCTGACGACCTCGCGTTTATTAACATAATACAAATTGAAGGAAAAACCTCTCCATCAACATCTTTTACGGGTGTTCTACATATCTCCCAAGCCAGCGATAAATATGTTGAAACAATGTATGATGTGATCAGATTAGGGGATATAATTAGAGCAAAGGTATTGAATGATAGAATACCCTACCAACTATCACTTAAGGGACCACAGTTTGGCGTCATAGCTGCTATGTGTAGTAAGTGTGGTGGAATGTTGAAGAAGAAAAGCGAGGAAATACTCTATTGCCCTAGATGCGGTAATGTTGAGAAAAGAAAAGTCTCAATAAAATACATGGTTAAGTAG
- a CDS encoding 50S ribosomal protein L16, giving the protein MPLRPARCYTHFSGPPYTRKEYIPGVPQPKIVKFEMGNIHGDYDYVAYLVMKEAGQIRHNALEAARVMANKYLSTEVGDNNYFLKIRVYPHHVLRENKMMAFAGADRLQDGMRQAFGKPVGVAARVYPGTIVMEVRIKKEHVQHAKEALRRAASKLPLPARIVFKPLKPGLKPIA; this is encoded by the coding sequence ATGCCTTTGAGACCAGCGAGATGCTATACACACTTTTCAGGCCCACCCTACACTAGGAAGGAGTATATACCCGGTGTTCCACAGCCAAAGATCGTCAAGTTCGAGATGGGTAACATACACGGAGACTATGATTACGTTGCATACCTCGTTATGAAAGAGGCGGGACAGATAAGACATAACGCACTGGAAGCAGCACGTGTAATGGCTAACAAGTATCTTAGCACTGAGGTTGGTGATAACAACTACTTCCTAAAGATACGTGTATACCCACACCACGTGCTAAGAGAGAACAAGATGATGGCTTTCGCTGGTGCAGACCGTCTACAAGATGGTATGAGACAGGCTTTCGGTAAACCAGTTGGTGTTGCAGCAAGAGTATATCCTGGAACAATAGTCATGGAAGTTCGTATAAAGAAGGAGCACGTACAACACGCCAAGGAGGCTCTCAGAAGAGCAGCTTCAAAACTACCTCTACCAGCAAGAATAGTATTCAAACCATTAAAGCCAGGGCTCAAGCCTATTGCCTGA
- a CDS encoding GTPase, with the protein MMRISLPKNGVLRVFGPALVSVVEGKACILGRVIGPGDKVVIHKMRSYAVLALEDLVIEANLGPGATIQEPSPNEEPIAEWMELAKKIVGRNKKIIIMGPIDSGKSSIAMLLANIALNNGLKKVAIIDSDVGQADIGPPGFITLSMVSSPAIWMRELSPTIMRFIGDIRPQYHVEKIIWEVVKLIGNAVSNGADMVVIDTDGWIQDSNAIDYKIRLIEAVWPDEVVVMGEQYGKVFRKLEGLGIKVHVFKSPPVIKSRNRDERRWLRSEQYRKFLEEAPIKKYMLSDLIIIGNPLFEGEEVDASSIESIAGTKIYYASLLPDSLNLVIQPGSRVVPVDKIKEMMGVQRIRFYTLGFEKGIYVSLSKRDIAEYPGLIDNIDYTSKTISVKTMFDDKPLIIKFSRMRITKDYTEQLIE; encoded by the coding sequence GTGATGAGGATAAGCCTTCCTAAAAACGGTGTACTTCGCGTATTCGGGCCAGCGCTAGTAAGTGTTGTTGAGGGCAAGGCTTGTATTTTAGGTAGAGTAATTGGTCCAGGAGACAAAGTCGTAATACACAAGATGAGAAGCTATGCTGTCCTAGCACTAGAAGACCTTGTTATCGAAGCCAATTTAGGGCCTGGTGCAACAATACAAGAGCCCAGTCCTAATGAGGAACCTATTGCCGAATGGATGGAGCTTGCCAAGAAAATTGTTGGTAGAAACAAGAAAATAATCATTATGGGGCCAATAGACTCGGGTAAATCATCTATAGCGATGTTGTTAGCAAATATTGCTTTGAATAACGGGCTTAAGAAAGTGGCAATCATAGATTCTGATGTAGGCCAAGCAGATATCGGTCCTCCAGGATTCATCACGTTGTCGATGGTGTCAAGCCCAGCTATTTGGATGAGAGAATTATCACCGACAATTATGAGGTTTATAGGCGATATAAGACCGCAGTACCATGTCGAGAAGATAATATGGGAAGTAGTTAAACTAATAGGCAATGCTGTAAGTAATGGAGCCGACATGGTTGTTATTGATACTGATGGATGGATCCAGGATAGTAATGCTATTGACTACAAGATCAGGCTTATAGAAGCTGTATGGCCTGATGAAGTAGTTGTTATGGGTGAACAATACGGGAAAGTATTCAGGAAACTAGAAGGTCTTGGAATAAAAGTTCACGTATTCAAATCACCACCAGTAATCAAGTCTAGAAATCGTGACGAGAGAAGATGGCTTCGTAGTGAACAATATAGGAAATTCCTTGAAGAAGCGCCTATAAAGAAGTACATGCTAAGCGATCTGATCATTATAGGTAACCCATTATTTGAAGGAGAAGAAGTTGATGCAAGTAGTATTGAATCCATAGCGGGTACAAAAATATACTATGCATCTCTATTACCGGACTCACTTAACCTAGTCATACAACCTGGGAGCAGAGTCGTCCCTGTAGACAAGATCAAGGAGATGATGGGAGTTCAGCGAATAAGATTTTATACACTGGGGTTTGAGAAGGGGATATACGTATCCTTATCTAAAAGAGATATAGCTGAATACCCTGGCCTAATCGACAACATAGACTATACTTCTAAGACTATATCGGTCAAGACTATGTTCGATGACAAGCCGCTTATCATAAAATTCTCCCGTATGAGGATAACAAAAGATTATACAGAGCAGTTAATAGAGTAA
- a CDS encoding AAA family ATPase — protein sequence MLTGSSILDEILEKHRMILVYGEAGTGKTTLLLTIARNLSINGWKILFISTEGSMYMARVAPREKDYSNVFFAEVYSLDELLKLILTIPLMKRVDGIIIDSINAPFRLEAYKEKSIEKLGIILGLLKYITLKNSTVVYSSAQVRAVESIDGEEVTASGMPILEFWFDLIIQLLRSDGERVLKIVKPLDKKDIQLKFIIEESGVEWIDYS from the coding sequence ATGCTCACAGGATCAAGTATTCTAGACGAGATACTAGAGAAGCATAGAATGATACTTGTCTATGGAGAAGCTGGTACAGGAAAAACAACATTGTTGCTCACGATTGCTAGAAATCTCTCAATCAATGGATGGAAGATCCTCTTTATAAGCACCGAAGGCAGCATGTATATGGCTAGAGTGGCTCCACGAGAGAAGGATTATAGCAACGTGTTTTTCGCTGAAGTATATAGTCTCGATGAGTTATTGAAACTTATTCTGACAATACCATTAATGAAACGCGTTGACGGCATAATAATTGACAGTATAAACGCTCCCTTCAGGCTTGAAGCATATAAAGAGAAGTCAATAGAGAAACTAGGAATTATACTAGGTTTACTCAAGTATATCACTCTAAAGAATAGCACTGTCGTATATTCTTCAGCCCAAGTAAGGGCAGTAGAGTCTATTGATGGCGAAGAAGTTACTGCTTCAGGTATGCCTATTCTAGAGTTTTGGTTTGACTTAATAATACAATTACTCAGAAGTGACGGCGAGAGAGTTCTTAAGATAGTAAAGCCTTTAGATAAGAAGGATATCCAATTGAAATTCATTATAGAGGAAAGCGGTGTGGAGTGGATTGACTATAGCTGA
- a CDS encoding 30S ribosomal protein S27e yields the protein MVKKRKILIPQPRSRFLKVVCKVCGAENIVFSHATFPVRCKVCGTQLVRPTGGKAEIIRKNAEVVAELG from the coding sequence ATGGTTAAGAAACGGAAGATCCTTATACCTCAACCACGTAGCCGTTTCCTTAAAGTAGTGTGCAAAGTTTGTGGAGCTGAAAACATTGTTTTCAGTCATGCAACATTCCCGGTTAGATGCAAGGTTTGTGGTACACAGCTGGTCAGGCCAACAGGAGGTAAAGCAGAGATTATAAGAAAGAATGCTGAAGTCGTGGCCGAGCTTGGATAA
- a CDS encoding RNA-protein complex protein Nop10: MNWLMRKCPVCGRYTLNKDKCPACGAKVVVPHPPRFSPEDKYIEYRLKMKAEAGLLKIDEQPLFDP, translated from the coding sequence ATGAACTGGCTTATGAGGAAATGCCCTGTTTGCGGAAGATATACGTTGAATAAAGACAAGTGTCCCGCGTGTGGAGCAAAAGTTGTTGTTCCACATCCGCCAAGGTTCTCTCCTGAGGATAAATACATAGAGTACAGATTGAAAATGAAAGCAGAGGCTGGTTTACTAAAAATAGATGAACAACCACTCTTTGATCCTTAG
- a CDS encoding DNA primase, with protein MSRLGLSNRKFLQDLLYKYYSLEPLKEPRLLPKREIAVQPIGSKSYVRHLSFPSMSMLYKYILSKPPLHLYYSSAIYDNPSSEDMESKGWLGSDLIFDIDSDHYPGCSDVIRICPKCGSLVGEEGNKCPNCGSEELVKIPLFDEKCLEMAWNDVIKIIDVMERDFGAKQYEVAFSGHRGFHVKFEDDFFKDLGRDERRVIVDYLTLKNISLEKILQPTGRGRRKDKVLFYKRNEYGFRARLRDSVLSALEYRDLGDVIEADYNEVEKIAMLWKVEVDPVVTMDISRLSRFIGSINGKAGLAVCELDPDKGLEPVFDKYTVFRGEAIVVPRVDLPEVRILGRKVKLTKGEKTKLDATLVFYLAVRDLVDVVDYSGVEVVKPCK; from the coding sequence ATGTCGCGCCTAGGACTGAGTAATAGAAAATTTCTTCAAGATCTTCTTTACAAATACTATTCTCTAGAACCACTCAAGGAGCCTAGACTACTTCCTAAAAGGGAAATTGCCGTACAGCCTATTGGTAGTAAATCTTATGTAAGGCATTTGTCTTTTCCGTCAATGTCTATGTTGTATAAATACATTTTATCGAAACCCCCACTACACTTGTACTACTCATCAGCAATATACGATAATCCCTCTTCCGAAGACATGGAGTCAAAAGGTTGGCTTGGCTCAGATCTCATTTTTGATATAGACTCGGATCATTACCCGGGTTGTAGTGATGTAATCAGAATTTGTCCTAAATGTGGTTCTCTTGTTGGAGAAGAAGGTAATAAATGCCCTAATTGTGGTTCTGAAGAACTGGTAAAAATTCCTCTATTTGACGAAAAGTGTTTGGAGATGGCTTGGAATGATGTGATAAAAATAATTGATGTAATGGAGAGAGATTTTGGTGCAAAACAGTATGAAGTAGCATTTTCTGGTCATAGAGGTTTTCATGTAAAGTTTGAAGACGACTTCTTTAAAGACCTTGGGAGGGACGAGAGAAGAGTTATAGTTGATTACTTGACATTGAAGAATATATCTCTTGAGAAAATACTACAACCTACTGGAAGAGGAAGACGAAAAGACAAGGTATTGTTTTACAAGAGAAACGAGTACGGGTTTAGAGCAAGACTAAGAGACTCTGTTTTGAGTGCTCTGGAGTATAGGGATCTTGGCGATGTTATTGAAGCAGACTATAATGAGGTCGAGAAAATAGCTATGTTATGGAAAGTGGAAGTAGATCCTGTAGTCACTATGGATATCTCTAGGTTATCTAGATTCATAGGTTCAATAAACGGAAAAGCTGGATTAGCCGTCTGTGAACTCGATCCTGACAAGGGGCTCGAGCCGGTCTTTGATAAATATACTGTGTTCAGAGGAGAAGCTATTGTTGTCCCTCGAGTCGATCTCCCTGAAGTGAGAATTCTTGGCAGAAAGGTAAAATTGACTAAAGGCGAGAAAACTAAACTGGATGCTACGCTGGTTTTCTATCTAGCTGTCAGGGACCTGGTTGATGTTGTTGACTATAGTGGTGTAGAAGTGGTGAAGCCATGCAAATGA
- the pcn gene encoding proliferating cell nuclear antigen (pcna) produces the protein MRILFFDARVWRYAINAVSKIIEEAAFVINNEGFRLKAIDASRVVLVDFIMPSSSFDEFEVEKEEVIGVNLEDLSKILRRATKADKLELKTLEAGRLAVSFIGKGTRTFIIPSIETTAEKLPELKIKFTVRTKMMSTILRDTVKDLEPIGDAIEFLARPDTPVLKARSSGDLGDAEIELSEEMGSLIEYSAEEEAKAIYSTDYLSDIVSAAQAADEVIFEFGTAIPCKIEFILPQEGRLIFYVAPRTE, from the coding sequence ATGAGGATACTATTCTTTGATGCAAGAGTATGGAGATACGCTATAAACGCTGTAAGCAAGATAATAGAGGAGGCAGCTTTCGTCATCAATAATGAAGGGTTTAGATTAAAGGCAATTGATGCTTCTCGTGTCGTACTGGTCGACTTTATTATGCCAAGCTCTAGTTTTGATGAATTCGAAGTAGAGAAAGAAGAAGTTATAGGAGTAAATCTAGAGGATTTATCAAAGATCCTTAGGAGAGCGACTAAAGCTGACAAACTAGAGCTGAAAACACTTGAGGCAGGAAGACTTGCTGTATCATTTATTGGTAAGGGTACAAGAACCTTTATCATACCATCAATTGAGACAACGGCTGAGAAACTACCTGAACTAAAGATTAAGTTCACTGTTAGAACAAAGATGATGAGCACTATTCTAAGAGATACAGTTAAGGACCTTGAGCCTATTGGTGATGCTATAGAGTTCCTGGCAAGACCCGATACACCAGTACTTAAGGCGAGAAGTTCAGGAGACCTAGGTGATGCAGAGATCGAGTTATCTGAGGAAATGGGTAGTCTCATAGAGTATTCTGCTGAAGAGGAAGCTAAAGCGATATATTCAACGGACTACTTGTCAGATATAGTTTCAGCAGCACAAGCAGCTGATGAAGTCATATTTGAGTTTGGTACAGCGATACCATGCAAAATAGAGTTCATACTTCCTCAGGAAGGCCGGTTGATATTCTATGTCGCGCCTAGGACTGAGTAA
- the dph2 gene encoding diphthamide biosynthesis enzyme Dph2, producing the protein MPDKEPPPYEINYEEIVSFIKKNNCTRILLQAPNGLKTILPHIIQELEDKLRNYSIEIYVSGTPSYGSCDIAVDEAEAIGAQAIIHIGHNKYPHMQVEPKLPVYYVPAYYSRPVDKEFMEYIASFLEKNRAKRVLLAASIQYVKQARQIHEFLEGKGFNVIKGTPRHKVMEDYQVIGCDYTALDSHEHYDLIIIISSGLFHALGACLYKRDKKVILADPLKREIKDLGDECRKIIAKRLYIVSKIITDGYSIVGLTTGTRPGQCRLSLMEYLSKLFKEKGARVVRIVSHYITREVLAAIDNAFNVDFFVVTNCPRLAIDDLSDFYKPVLTPGEALMVLKESLDYVFPW; encoded by the coding sequence TTGCCTGACAAAGAACCCCCGCCATACGAGATTAATTACGAGGAAATAGTTTCTTTCATAAAGAAAAACAATTGTACACGTATTCTCTTACAAGCACCAAATGGTCTAAAGACGATTCTACCACATATCATCCAAGAGCTTGAAGATAAACTGAGAAACTATAGTATCGAAATATATGTCTCGGGAACACCTTCTTATGGTTCATGTGATATCGCTGTGGATGAAGCAGAAGCTATTGGTGCACAAGCCATTATACATATTGGGCATAATAAGTATCCCCACATGCAAGTAGAGCCGAAGCTACCCGTGTACTATGTTCCAGCATACTACAGCAGACCCGTTGACAAAGAATTTATGGAGTACATAGCATCGTTTCTAGAAAAGAATCGGGCTAAGAGAGTACTACTAGCTGCCAGTATACAGTATGTTAAGCAGGCTAGGCAAATCCACGAATTCCTTGAGGGAAAAGGATTCAATGTAATCAAGGGGACTCCAAGACATAAAGTGATGGAGGATTATCAGGTCATAGGATGCGATTATACTGCATTAGACTCCCATGAACATTACGACTTGATAATCATTATCTCCTCTGGGTTATTCCATGCACTAGGAGCGTGTTTGTATAAACGTGATAAAAAGGTCATTCTCGCCGATCCATTGAAGCGTGAAATAAAAGACCTGGGGGATGAGTGTAGGAAAATTATTGCGAAAAGGTTGTATATTGTATCGAAAATTATTACGGATGGCTATAGTATTGTTGGATTAACTACTGGTACTAGACCCGGGCAATGCAGGCTGTCTCTCATGGAGTACTTATCTAAGCTTTTCAAAGAGAAAGGAGCACGTGTCGTAAGAATAGTATCGCACTACATTACACGTGAAGTGTTGGCAGCTATCGATAATGCTTTCAATGTAGACTTCTTTGTTGTAACGAATTGTCCAAGGTTAGCAATAGATGATCTAAGTGATTTTTATAAACCAGTTTTGACTCCTGGAGAAGCATTAATGGTTCTAAAGGAGTCACTAGACTACGTGTTCCCATGGTAG
- a CDS encoding 50S ribosomal protein L11 methyltransferase yields the protein MVDKKELELSLENTPEIREPREELEQYTTPPSIAASLLWEALMRNDIVGKTVLDLGCGSLRLGIGALLLGAKRVIGVDIDYKVLLEARNWLRENNLYHRTLLITGDAGYIELKNVDTTIMNPPFGVKPCRRGADTLFLRKALSISRSVYSIHKDSPGFRSLLKNIAEAFNSRISYISRARYPIKMMLPHHRRRVYRIDVLLVAIRKGGYHGDAEE from the coding sequence TTGGTTGACAAAAAAGAACTCGAATTATCTCTAGAGAATACACCCGAGATTAGAGAGCCTAGAGAGGAGCTGGAACAATACACGACACCACCAAGTATAGCAGCATCTCTATTATGGGAAGCGTTAATGCGTAATGATATAGTTGGAAAAACCGTTCTTGATCTAGGATGTGGGAGTCTGAGGCTAGGCATAGGTGCGCTCCTACTTGGTGCTAAAAGGGTAATTGGAGTAGATATAGATTACAAGGTTCTTCTAGAAGCAAGAAACTGGCTTAGAGAAAACAATTTGTACCATAGAACCCTCTTGATTACTGGAGATGCTGGCTACATAGAGTTGAAGAACGTTGATACAACAATAATGAACCCTCCGTTTGGAGTAAAACCTTGTAGAAGAGGTGCTGATACGTTGTTTCTTAGAAAGGCATTAAGTATCTCTAGAAGCGTATATAGTATCCATAAGGACAGCCCTGGCTTCAGAAGTCTTTTAAAAAATATTGCTGAAGCATTTAATAGCAGGATATCTTATATTAGTAGAGCAAGATATCCTATAAAGATGATGTTGCCTCATCATAGACGTAGAGTGTACCGGATCGATGTATTACTAGTAGCTATCAGGAAAGGTGGATACCATGGAGACGCAGAAGAGTAG
- a CDS encoding translation initiation factor IF-2 subunit alpha, giving the protein MLKPRKELPHVGEYVVATVKEIFDYGAYVTLDEYGGLQAYLPWSEVSTRWVRNIRDVIREGQKIVVKVIRVNRHRKTVDVSLKKVSDSDRRKKMMWWKRYVKAAKIVEIVAQKIGKPIDEAYEKVIWKLEDYYGDPLYGLEEAVLRGPEALREAGVPEDWIEPLMQEINRHIKIKKVRIRGTFILRSLKPYGVEDIKKILLTIPEVAKKFEKVSVKVYTLGAPRYVVEVEAPDYKIAEKALSAIVEQATTMAKDLGVEAKFEREKR; this is encoded by the coding sequence GTGCTTAAGCCTAGGAAAGAGTTGCCTCATGTTGGCGAGTATGTCGTAGCTACTGTCAAGGAGATATTCGACTATGGTGCATACGTTACACTAGACGAATATGGTGGTCTTCAAGCATATTTACCTTGGAGTGAAGTATCAACGAGATGGGTTAGGAATATCAGAGATGTGATCAGGGAAGGCCAGAAGATTGTTGTTAAAGTTATTAGAGTTAATAGACACAGGAAAACAGTTGATGTCTCGCTAAAGAAGGTTAGTGATAGTGATCGTAGGAAGAAAATGATGTGGTGGAAACGGTATGTAAAAGCAGCTAAAATTGTTGAAATAGTTGCTCAGAAAATAGGGAAACCTATTGATGAGGCCTATGAGAAAGTTATATGGAAACTTGAAGACTACTATGGCGATCCATTATATGGGCTTGAAGAAGCTGTTCTCCGAGGACCAGAGGCTCTTAGAGAGGCTGGTGTACCTGAAGACTGGATTGAGCCGTTGATGCAGGAGATAAACAGGCATATAAAGATAAAGAAGGTTAGGATACGTGGCACGTTTATACTGAGAAGCCTTAAACCTTATGGAGTAGAGGATATAAAGAAAATATTGCTCACGATACCTGAGGTTGCTAAGAAGTTTGAAAAAGTATCTGTTAAAGTATACACCCTAGGTGCGCCAAGGTACGTTGTTGAAGTAGAGGCCCCTGACTATAAGATCGCTGAGAAAGCTCTCTCGGCAATAGTTGAGCAGGCAACCACTATGGCTAAAGACCTTGGTGTTGAAGCTAAGTTTGAGCGTGAGAAACGATGA